The following coding sequences lie in one Corynebacterium anserum genomic window:
- a CDS encoding N5-glutamine methyltransferase family protein: protein MNALSSPTTPPYPTIAQPVRDLLRVLRAKGYSCELISRVLGNPGIAATAAGSPEAAVWYATTSEAPSRHKDMVLAFYLRQPCPHSTFSALVGEELTQQLVTDGCLTVVDDQDGDSPHYSCAVDIRPITVAAHGAQDVLIASDPDASLEISIPHTDHVPGVGNAPLSLLNMVPPVDDDARILDLGCGSGVLSLVLGDSATAVEITGTDISPRALEFARANSSVASKRENTFTWRRGSWFEPVTGEKFDMIVANPPFVIGPPRVEHVYRDSGLPLDQATSLVVRNAARYLNDAGTAHILAGWALEPAEDAASRIAQWLPSHGVRAWVVQREEVDIATYVTTWLNDESLDPRSQQGRARAKAWMDFFARNGVTRVGLGFVHLQKIPEEQTTELTFEIMDHPLPEGAYLGAEVGEFFARTAWLDGKNSDEILNECYAIRPTVALERVSLPSADDVSSHGFRDHILRLARTDGPAWTHEVDEPLISVLSGLHPAALPLSDVVDLYCTVHDVDRDVFREALIPLIVDLIRHGMIIPSELISEGVS from the coding sequence ATGAACGCTCTTTCCTCTCCAACCACGCCCCCCTACCCCACGATTGCTCAGCCAGTGCGCGACTTACTACGCGTCTTACGTGCCAAAGGCTACTCATGCGAATTGATTTCGCGCGTTCTTGGCAACCCCGGCATTGCTGCCACAGCGGCTGGTTCTCCCGAGGCTGCGGTCTGGTACGCCACCACTAGTGAAGCTCCATCACGGCACAAAGATATGGTTCTTGCTTTTTACCTGCGCCAACCGTGTCCGCACTCCACCTTCAGTGCTCTCGTAGGAGAAGAGTTAACTCAACAACTCGTTACAGACGGATGTCTCACAGTAGTCGATGACCAAGACGGCGACTCTCCGCACTATTCATGTGCCGTAGACATTCGCCCTATCACTGTCGCCGCTCATGGGGCCCAGGATGTGCTCATAGCCTCCGACCCCGACGCCTCTTTGGAAATAAGCATTCCTCACACCGATCACGTTCCCGGAGTGGGTAATGCTCCTCTTTCCCTACTCAATATGGTTCCGCCGGTCGACGACGACGCACGTATCCTCGATCTAGGGTGTGGCTCTGGAGTACTCAGCCTTGTTCTCGGTGACAGTGCCACAGCTGTTGAGATCACAGGTACCGACATCTCGCCTCGTGCTCTGGAATTTGCCCGGGCTAATTCCTCCGTGGCGTCGAAGAGGGAAAACACATTCACGTGGCGCCGCGGCAGTTGGTTTGAGCCGGTGACTGGGGAAAAATTCGACATGATCGTGGCTAATCCCCCCTTCGTCATTGGCCCACCACGGGTGGAGCATGTTTACAGAGACTCTGGGTTGCCGCTCGACCAAGCAACATCCCTCGTTGTCAGAAATGCCGCCCGTTATCTCAACGACGCCGGAACTGCCCATATCCTCGCTGGGTGGGCCTTAGAGCCGGCCGAAGACGCCGCATCAAGGATAGCCCAGTGGCTGCCCTCCCATGGAGTGCGCGCATGGGTGGTGCAGCGAGAAGAAGTCGATATCGCCACGTATGTCACCACGTGGCTCAACGACGAATCTCTTGACCCACGCAGCCAACAGGGTCGCGCACGAGCAAAGGCATGGATGGACTTTTTTGCGCGCAACGGGGTCACACGTGTCGGGCTTGGGTTTGTGCACCTACAGAAAATTCCCGAGGAACAAACTACTGAACTCACCTTCGAGATCATGGATCACCCCCTGCCAGAAGGAGCATACCTGGGAGCTGAGGTTGGCGAATTCTTTGCCCGGACTGCATGGTTGGACGGTAAGAACTCGGACGAGATATTGAACGAGTGTTACGCCATCCGACCCACCGTCGCTCTAGAGAGGGTCAGCCTTCCCTCAGCCGACGACGTCAGTTCCCACGGCTTTCGCGACCACATCCTCCGACTGGCCCGGACCGACGGGCCAGCATGGACCCATGAAGTTGATGAACCACTCATCTCTGTATTATCGGGTCTCCATCCTGCAGCTCTTCCTCTGTCCGATGTAGTGGACTTGTACTGCACCGTCCACGATGTCGACCGTGACGTTTTTCGCGAGGCCTTAATTCCCCTCATCGTTGATCTCATCCGCCATGGAATGATCATTCCATCGGAACTCATTAGCGAAGGAGTTTCATAA
- the dtd gene encoding D-aminoacyl-tRNA deacylase — protein sequence MRAVVSTVSHASVTVDGKIVGEVEGPALLALVGVGADDSPEAWRTVARKIAELRILPEKDQPWESTRNASAVDVGASVLLVSQFTLMGATAKGRRPSWSAAAPGEVASVFIDKMVDYLRHQGLTVETGIFGAMMKVDSVNEGPFTVIVEA from the coding sequence ATGAGAGCAGTCGTAAGCACGGTGAGCCATGCGTCAGTGACCGTCGACGGAAAGATCGTCGGGGAGGTCGAAGGGCCGGCTCTTTTAGCCCTCGTGGGCGTCGGAGCCGATGACTCTCCTGAAGCCTGGCGCACTGTTGCTCGTAAAATCGCTGAACTTCGAATACTTCCGGAAAAAGACCAACCATGGGAGTCGACGCGGAATGCTTCAGCAGTAGATGTGGGAGCTTCAGTGTTACTTGTCAGCCAATTTACGTTGATGGGAGCAACCGCGAAGGGACGCCGCCCCTCCTGGTCCGCGGCAGCTCCAGGAGAAGTCGCGTCGGTTTTCATCGACAAGATGGTGGATTATCTCCGCCACCAGGGACTCACCGTCGAGACTGGAATCTTTGGGGCGATGATGAAAGTAGATAGCGTCAACGAAGGCCCCTTTACCGTGATTGTGGAGGCGTAG
- a CDS encoding sigma-70 family RNA polymerase sigma factor, with the protein MSDSMYDDDTVDQGTSVTFDQEDEEKSEDKGRRRGNNENPSADLVRVYLNGIGKTALLTAEDEVELSKRIEVGLYAKHILEEGEQLTRARKRDLKILAREGKAARTHLLEANLRLVVSLAKRYTGRGMPLLDLIQEGNLGLIRAMEKFDYTKGFKFSTYATWWIRQAITRGMADQSRTIRLPVHLVEQVNKLSRIKREMYQQLGREATNEELSEESGIEESKIEMLLKQSRDPVSLDMPVGSDEEAPLGDFIEDSEATDAEAAVVASLRHSDVRAVLGTLEEREQDVIKLRYGLDDGMPRTLDQIGRRFGLSRERVRQIEREVMAKLREGERADKLREYAG; encoded by the coding sequence ATGAGTGACTCCATGTACGACGACGACACCGTCGATCAGGGCACGAGCGTAACTTTTGACCAAGAAGACGAAGAAAAGTCTGAAGATAAGGGACGCCGCCGCGGCAACAACGAGAATCCTTCAGCCGATCTCGTCCGGGTTTATCTGAACGGTATCGGCAAAACCGCCCTTCTGACTGCAGAGGACGAGGTAGAGCTATCCAAGAGGATTGAGGTTGGTCTCTACGCCAAGCACATTCTCGAAGAAGGTGAGCAACTGACCCGCGCGCGCAAGCGTGACTTGAAGATCCTGGCTCGCGAAGGAAAGGCTGCCCGCACCCACCTTTTGGAAGCTAATCTTCGTTTAGTTGTATCCCTAGCCAAGCGTTATACGGGTCGCGGGATGCCACTGCTGGATCTCATTCAAGAAGGCAACCTTGGCCTCATTCGAGCCATGGAGAAATTTGATTACACCAAGGGTTTCAAGTTTTCTACCTACGCCACGTGGTGGATCCGGCAGGCAATCACCCGCGGTATGGCTGATCAGTCACGCACAATTCGCCTACCAGTCCATCTCGTTGAACAGGTCAATAAACTGTCTCGAATTAAGCGCGAGATGTATCAGCAGCTGGGACGCGAGGCCACTAATGAAGAGCTATCTGAGGAATCCGGCATCGAAGAATCCAAGATCGAGATGTTGCTCAAGCAGTCTCGTGATCCGGTAAGCCTCGATATGCCAGTGGGCTCCGATGAAGAAGCTCCCCTGGGCGATTTCATCGAGGATTCTGAGGCCACCGATGCTGAAGCTGCCGTCGTCGCGTCATTAAGGCACTCTGACGTCCGAGCCGTACTTGGAACTTTAGAGGAACGCGAACAAGACGTGATCAAGCTTCGCTATGGCTTGGATGATGGCATGCCGCGCACCCTTGACCAGATTGGGCGGCGTTTTGGCCTCTCCCGTGAACGAGTTCGTCAGATAGAGCGTGAAGTCATGGCAAAACTCCGCGAGGGTGAACGTGCCGATAAGCTTCGCGAATACGCTGGCTAG
- a CDS encoding metal-dependent transcriptional regulator, protein MKDLVDTTEMYLRTIYELEEEGIPPLRARIAERLDQSGPTVSQTVARMERDGLLSIARDRSLKLSTEGRELATAVMRKHRLAERLLTDVIGLPWEKVHDEACRWEHVMSDEVERRLISVLDSYTTSPFGNPIPGLSSLLEDDPNKDALLEKAGHSAGDNFVRASDVETTEPIEVKVLSINEIVQVEHKIMAKLAAVQIVPGADITLTLTDDGITLTGDHGDVSIPDELAHAICVSLSN, encoded by the coding sequence GTGAAGGATCTCGTTGATACCACTGAGATGTATCTCCGAACCATTTACGAGTTGGAGGAAGAAGGGATTCCTCCGCTACGCGCTCGCATCGCGGAGCGACTCGATCAGTCAGGCCCCACGGTGAGCCAAACCGTGGCACGTATGGAGCGCGACGGACTGTTGTCTATTGCTCGCGATCGCTCCCTTAAGCTTTCTACTGAAGGTCGCGAATTAGCTACGGCTGTCATGCGCAAGCACCGTTTAGCTGAACGTCTCTTGACCGATGTGATCGGTTTGCCATGGGAAAAAGTTCACGATGAGGCCTGCCGATGGGAGCACGTCATGAGCGATGAGGTGGAACGTCGCCTCATTAGCGTGCTTGACAGCTACACAACGTCACCATTCGGAAACCCGATTCCGGGTCTGTCCTCTCTCCTTGAAGACGATCCAAACAAGGATGCACTACTCGAAAAAGCAGGTCATTCTGCGGGTGACAACTTCGTACGCGCTTCTGATGTAGAGACGACTGAGCCAATCGAGGTCAAAGTGCTCAGCATTAATGAAATCGTCCAGGTTGAGCACAAGATTATGGCAAAACTTGCTGCGGTGCAGATCGTACCGGGTGCCGACATTACTCTCACCTTGACCGATGATGGCATCACGTTAACAGGCGATCACGGCGACGTGTCTATACCGGATGAACTTGCTCATGCGATCTGCGTATCCCTGAGCAACTAA
- the galE gene encoding UDP-glucose 4-epimerase GalE: MSESTSLLPGAHVLVTGAAGYVGSVCATVLLEQGYKVTVVDNLSTGNRDAVPAGATFVEGDIRDLADDVLKDSDVSAVFHFAARSLVGESVEDPAAYWHHNVVTSLELLDAMRKYGVNNLVFSSTAACYGEPEQVPITEDMPTAPTNPYGASKLAIDNIITSYAHAYGLGATSLRYFNVAGAYGSVGENREIETHLIPLVLQVALGHRESIAMFGTDWPTDDGTAVRDYIHIRDLADAHLLAATSNTPGSHRIFNLGSGDGFSVKQVVETCREITGHPIPAIEAPRRAGDPAVLIASSQKAIDELGWNPIRSDLRTIVSDAWEFTSALGEKAHSARNR; this comes from the coding sequence ATGTCTGAATCCACATCTCTTCTTCCAGGTGCTCATGTACTAGTCACCGGCGCAGCAGGTTATGTCGGCAGTGTGTGCGCAACCGTGTTACTAGAACAGGGCTACAAAGTCACAGTCGTGGATAATCTCAGTACGGGTAATCGCGACGCTGTTCCCGCAGGTGCAACCTTCGTCGAAGGGGATATTCGTGATCTAGCAGATGATGTGCTCAAAGATTCTGACGTTAGCGCCGTCTTTCATTTCGCTGCTCGCTCATTAGTTGGCGAGTCGGTCGAAGATCCTGCTGCCTATTGGCACCACAATGTTGTGACATCTCTGGAGCTGCTCGATGCGATGCGCAAATACGGCGTCAATAACCTGGTATTCTCTTCGACCGCTGCGTGCTATGGCGAACCCGAACAGGTTCCCATCACCGAAGATATGCCCACCGCTCCTACCAACCCCTATGGCGCCTCCAAGTTAGCCATTGACAACATCATCACCAGCTACGCCCATGCTTACGGGCTTGGCGCTACCAGCTTGCGTTACTTCAACGTTGCTGGAGCTTATGGTTCCGTCGGCGAAAACCGTGAAATCGAAACCCACCTAATCCCCCTGGTACTGCAGGTAGCGCTTGGGCACCGTGAATCCATCGCCATGTTTGGTACAGATTGGCCTACTGACGATGGCACCGCAGTCCGTGATTACATCCATATTCGTGATCTCGCCGATGCTCATCTTCTTGCAGCTACGTCCAATACGCCGGGGAGTCACCGCATCTTTAATTTGGGTAGTGGCGATGGTTTTAGTGTGAAACAGGTAGTTGAGACGTGTCGTGAAATCACGGGACACCCTATCCCAGCAATTGAAGCACCCCGCCGTGCTGGCGATCCGGCTGTCCTCATTGCCTCGTCGCAAAAAGCCATAGACGAATTGGGCTGGAATCCAATTCGCTCGGATCTAAGGACAATTGTGAGCGACGCCTGGGAGTTCACAAGTGCTTTGGGTGAGAAGGCTCACTCTGCGAGGAATCGTTAA
- a CDS encoding DUF4192 domain-containing protein, whose amino-acid sequence MNDSHNTTDNTPHAETIPPVPIKLGARPGELMAALPSMMGFVPERSIIIIGIIPDSVEPHRLRIGPVVRLDIEPWSFDSALETFDDALAGHSPRQALVYGVHDEREEIEGYLYDIVDDLEDRGMTVINVWWIEALNTGARWVDIDTEEIGEVASVETNPVRDLSTLHGAKTMRDQQELVEWLAIDTTRPSLRPRRYVDAAHDVTENIALLNDVIFLAHSMKLVANGAERLEAVIADRRLLRAIVCVARCERLHSLLVTMAMGDKAPIMRDLLAEAARLLRGETRRRVLIMLAAVLSANHEGMLSFYALRNVVTELEHPCSRGGYVDELNKLMVAHLWHAHLSGHSMRTVESMATNGLYWLMNWTLSWPEADADNYLEELGGGIDEASTEFRTRYDRLLALVEDVVDWSRFNDSSQSEPSHPKHL is encoded by the coding sequence ATGAATGATTCACACAACACTACCGATAACACGCCACATGCTGAGACTATTCCACCCGTGCCTATTAAGTTGGGTGCACGTCCGGGTGAACTGATGGCCGCACTTCCGAGCATGATGGGTTTTGTTCCTGAAAGATCCATTATCATCATCGGAATCATTCCAGATTCAGTAGAACCGCATCGATTGCGGATTGGTCCGGTGGTACGTCTGGATATTGAGCCGTGGAGTTTTGATTCAGCACTGGAGACCTTTGACGATGCACTCGCTGGGCATTCTCCGCGCCAGGCGTTGGTCTACGGCGTTCATGACGAACGTGAAGAAATTGAAGGATACCTCTACGACATTGTTGATGATTTAGAAGATCGCGGTATGACGGTCATCAACGTCTGGTGGATCGAGGCCCTGAACACTGGAGCGAGATGGGTGGACATCGATACCGAAGAGATAGGCGAGGTGGCTTCGGTAGAAACTAATCCCGTACGCGACTTGAGCACACTGCACGGTGCAAAGACCATGCGGGATCAACAAGAGTTGGTCGAATGGTTGGCGATAGACACTACGCGCCCGAGTCTCAGACCTCGGCGTTACGTTGACGCCGCCCATGACGTTACAGAAAATATTGCGCTGTTAAACGATGTGATCTTCCTTGCCCACAGCATGAAATTAGTAGCTAATGGTGCCGAGCGTTTGGAAGCCGTGATTGCTGATCGGCGGTTGTTGCGCGCGATCGTATGCGTTGCGCGTTGCGAAAGATTGCACTCGCTCCTGGTGACGATGGCAATGGGAGACAAAGCACCAATAATGAGGGATCTGCTCGCTGAAGCGGCGCGACTCCTTCGAGGAGAAACACGGCGCCGCGTACTTATTATGTTGGCCGCGGTACTAAGTGCCAACCATGAAGGCATGCTCTCTTTTTATGCGTTGCGGAATGTCGTCACGGAATTGGAACACCCTTGTTCCCGAGGCGGTTATGTTGATGAATTGAACAAGCTGATGGTGGCGCACTTGTGGCACGCACATCTGAGCGGACACAGTATGCGCACAGTCGAATCAATGGCGACCAACGGCCTATATTGGTTGATGAATTGGACCTTGTCTTGGCCGGAGGCAGATGCCGACAACTACCTAGAGGAACTGGGTGGCGGTATTGATGAGGCCTCCACAGAGTTTCGTACGAGGTATGACCGTTTATTAGCTCTCGTAGAAGACGTGGTTGACTGGAGCCGCTTTAACGATTCCTCGCAGAGTGAGCCTTCTCACCCAAAGCACTTGTGA
- a CDS encoding PAC2 family protein produces the protein MTNNDRPSNDRTYSPKPRRNAMYELEYPTPMRSEESVEPLPMLVALQGYADAGQAIANASTHLLQALDHSPVASFKVDELIDYRSRRPGVTINHSRVVHRENMELTLYLLKDISDRPFLLLSGPEPDLKWEAFSDAVVELAQRTGVERVVTLYSAPMTVPHTRPLVISAHASDNALIKDFHTWDSRMIIPGAAALDTEYKLDKHGIETIGMTAHVPHYIAASDYPEATYALLKAAGTLTGLDIPLGALESDIDRIKRQLEEQVSESQEISAVVAALERQYDAEAEQMRRRKENNLLEPGQQIPTGEELGAEFEAFLADLSKVDSSEDAINLSDEQTDRQPQNDRPADPQSQENHPGDYSREDGEQTHHGKSNDADDATDGQ, from the coding sequence ATGACTAACAATGACCGCCCATCAAACGACCGCACCTATTCTCCAAAGCCCCGCCGTAACGCAATGTACGAGCTCGAGTACCCTACGCCTATGCGTTCCGAAGAGAGCGTCGAGCCTTTACCTATGCTCGTTGCTCTGCAAGGCTACGCTGACGCGGGTCAGGCGATAGCGAACGCTTCCACTCACCTGCTCCAAGCGCTTGATCACAGTCCTGTTGCTTCCTTCAAGGTGGACGAACTTATCGATTACCGATCACGCCGCCCAGGTGTGACGATCAATCATTCTCGAGTCGTTCATCGCGAAAATATGGAGCTGACTCTCTACCTGCTAAAGGACATTTCTGATCGACCTTTTTTGCTGCTCAGCGGCCCTGAACCCGACCTGAAATGGGAGGCCTTCAGCGATGCAGTTGTCGAACTGGCACAACGTACTGGTGTGGAACGCGTAGTTACTTTGTACTCCGCTCCGATGACAGTTCCGCATACACGTCCGCTAGTCATCAGCGCGCATGCCTCAGATAATGCCTTGATCAAAGATTTCCATACATGGGATAGCCGCATGATCATTCCAGGTGCAGCGGCTTTGGATACTGAATACAAGCTCGACAAGCATGGGATTGAGACCATCGGGATGACCGCACACGTGCCGCATTACATCGCTGCGTCAGATTATCCTGAAGCGACCTACGCGCTGCTCAAAGCCGCTGGCACCCTCACTGGGCTCGATATACCGCTCGGTGCTCTCGAATCCGATATCGACCGCATTAAGCGTCAGCTGGAAGAACAAGTCAGCGAATCGCAAGAAATATCCGCTGTAGTCGCCGCGTTAGAGCGCCAATATGATGCCGAAGCGGAACAAATGCGTCGTCGCAAAGAAAATAACCTTCTGGAACCAGGTCAACAGATCCCTACGGGTGAAGAACTCGGAGCCGAGTTTGAAGCGTTCCTAGCCGATCTATCAAAGGTCGACTCATCCGAGGACGCAATCAACCTGTCGGACGAGCAGACAGACCGTCAGCCGCAGAATGATCGGCCAGCAGACCCACAATCTCAGGAGAACCACCCCGGGGACTACTCCCGCGAAGACGGGGAACAAACCCATCACGGTAAAAGCAACGACGCCGACGATGCAACGGACGGACAGTAG
- a CDS encoding DEAD/DEAH box helicase, which yields MAAVADLAQFLPDLDNVPASLLDDAILESFMRWTKDREITLYPAQEEAATALVASDNVILATPTGSGKSMVAIAAHFTAMARGQRSFYTAPIKALVSEKFFDLCQIFGPDNVGMMTGDATVNGNAPIICATAEIVANIALRDGSHASIDQIVMDEFHYYSEPDRGWAWQVPLLELPHCQFLLMSATLGDTQWLQDDLSRRTGRDTTFVTGSVRPVPLDFHYVYTPVHETVEELLADGKAPIYVVHFTQREAAERAQALTSLSLVDNKQKALIVEALGDFRFTSAFGKVLSKLLRRGIGVHQAGMLPKYRRLVERLSQQGLLKVICGTDTLGVGINVPIRTVLFTGLTKYDGVRHRVLKSREFHQIAGRAGRAGYDTEGTVVVQAPEHEIENYRLRQRAGSDPKKLKKLRKKSAPDGRATWSEKTFNRLTTAEPEELVSQFRMTNSMLLNIIARDEWTFGALKHLIRCSHDTRSRQNKAVHRTIELYRGLVNAQVVEEYEDASTPSGKNARLTHDMPRDFALNQPLSPFALAALDLLDPDSDTYSLDIISVFEAVVEDPRQILFAQQKAARSEELAALKAEGVDYTERMAILEEVMWPQPLDELLAEAFETFCQGNPWAKDFDISPKSVLRDMIEKAMTFSDLVATYGLARSEGVVLRYLSDVWRTLDHSVPAEHRTEELEDIIVWLGELIRQVDSSLLDEWAQMGDEDSPITQQQVAEHAFGVEDPSALSSNPRALMRMVRNYFFRRVELFAFEKEAELEELDAYLESPPDWPTAMDDYFDEYSDIGLDAGARAAHMIRIQQKQGWDGPDANLWSVRQMLDDPEGDHGWAFEGEVDLAATDEHGEVRLKRFRIVQG from the coding sequence GTGGCAGCAGTAGCCGATCTTGCCCAGTTCTTACCCGATCTCGACAATGTACCTGCTAGCCTTCTCGACGACGCTATTCTCGAATCGTTTATGAGATGGACGAAAGATCGCGAGATCACGCTGTATCCTGCGCAAGAGGAAGCAGCCACAGCGCTTGTAGCATCGGATAATGTCATCCTCGCTACGCCGACCGGATCCGGGAAATCCATGGTGGCCATCGCAGCACATTTTACGGCTATGGCACGTGGGCAACGCAGCTTCTACACCGCGCCAATCAAGGCCTTGGTCAGCGAAAAGTTTTTCGATCTCTGCCAGATTTTCGGACCCGATAACGTCGGCATGATGACTGGAGACGCCACAGTTAACGGCAACGCGCCCATCATCTGCGCGACAGCTGAGATCGTCGCAAATATCGCACTGCGTGATGGTTCCCATGCCTCCATCGACCAAATAGTGATGGATGAGTTCCACTACTACTCCGAACCAGACCGCGGATGGGCTTGGCAAGTGCCCCTATTGGAATTGCCGCATTGTCAGTTCCTATTGATGAGCGCCACACTTGGCGATACTCAATGGCTGCAGGATGACCTGAGCAGGCGCACCGGGCGGGATACCACCTTTGTGACAGGCTCCGTGCGCCCGGTGCCTCTCGATTTCCACTATGTCTACACGCCAGTTCACGAAACAGTCGAAGAACTTCTGGCTGATGGCAAAGCTCCCATTTACGTTGTGCACTTCACCCAGCGTGAAGCTGCAGAGCGCGCACAAGCGTTGACTAGTCTCTCGCTTGTCGATAATAAACAGAAAGCACTCATCGTGGAAGCGCTCGGTGATTTTCGTTTCACTAGTGCATTCGGAAAAGTGCTTTCCAAACTGCTACGCCGAGGAATCGGAGTGCACCAAGCAGGGATGTTGCCGAAATATCGCCGCTTGGTCGAGAGACTTTCCCAACAAGGACTGCTGAAGGTCATCTGTGGAACGGATACCCTGGGAGTGGGGATTAACGTTCCGATTCGCACGGTGCTTTTTACTGGTTTAACCAAATATGACGGGGTTCGTCACCGAGTGTTGAAATCGCGTGAATTCCATCAAATCGCTGGGAGAGCTGGACGAGCTGGCTACGACACCGAAGGCACCGTAGTAGTTCAGGCGCCGGAACACGAAATAGAGAACTACCGTCTGCGCCAGCGGGCCGGTTCCGACCCGAAAAAACTAAAGAAACTGCGGAAAAAATCGGCGCCTGACGGCCGCGCCACATGGTCTGAAAAAACTTTCAACCGGCTGACAACCGCCGAACCCGAAGAACTCGTCAGTCAATTCCGCATGACAAATTCCATGCTGCTTAACATTATCGCTCGTGATGAGTGGACTTTTGGGGCATTAAAGCACCTCATCCGGTGCAGCCACGATACTCGGTCGCGGCAGAACAAGGCGGTCCATCGGACCATTGAACTCTACCGGGGTCTCGTGAATGCCCAGGTGGTCGAAGAGTACGAAGACGCATCCACGCCATCAGGCAAGAATGCGCGCTTAACACACGACATGCCAAGGGACTTCGCTCTCAACCAACCCCTATCCCCTTTCGCGCTGGCTGCCCTAGACTTGTTGGACCCAGATTCCGATACGTACAGCTTGGACATCATTAGCGTGTTCGAAGCAGTAGTGGAGGATCCACGCCAGATACTTTTTGCTCAACAAAAGGCCGCCCGATCAGAAGAACTTGCCGCGTTGAAAGCCGAGGGGGTGGACTATACCGAACGCATGGCAATTCTTGAGGAAGTTATGTGGCCTCAACCTCTTGACGAATTGCTGGCGGAAGCATTTGAGACATTTTGCCAAGGTAACCCGTGGGCTAAGGATTTTGATATCAGTCCCAAGTCCGTTCTTCGGGATATGATCGAGAAAGCGATGACTTTCTCCGACCTCGTGGCAACCTATGGGCTAGCGCGTTCTGAAGGGGTTGTTCTTCGATATCTCAGCGATGTATGGAGAACACTGGATCATTCTGTCCCAGCTGAACATCGCACTGAGGAGTTAGAAGACATCATCGTCTGGCTGGGCGAACTTATCCGGCAGGTGGATTCCTCTCTTCTCGATGAGTGGGCTCAAATGGGAGATGAAGACTCCCCCATCACGCAACAACAAGTCGCCGAACACGCGTTTGGCGTTGAGGATCCATCCGCTCTGTCCAGCAACCCTCGTGCGCTTATGCGTATGGTGCGCAATTACTTTTTCCGTCGCGTCGAGCTTTTCGCCTTTGAGAAAGAAGCTGAGCTCGAGGAGTTGGATGCGTACCTCGAGTCACCACCAGACTGGCCTACTGCAATGGACGATTATTTTGACGAGTATTCCGACATAGGCCTCGATGCTGGGGCACGCGCCGCGCATATGATTCGGATCCAACAGAAGCAGGGTTGGGATGGTCCCGACGCCAACCTCTGGTCCGTTCGGCAGATGCTCGATGATCCGGAAGGTGACCATGGATGGGCGTTTGAAGGCGAAGTTGACCTTGCCGCTACTGATGAGCACGGCGAAGTTCGTCTCAAACGATTCCGTATTGTTCAAGGCTAG
- a CDS encoding hydrogen peroxide-inducible genes activator, giving the protein MVQKDSRPTIAQLRTFATIAEFGHFGAAANHLGISQPSLSQALAALESGLGVQLVERSTRNVIITPIGRTLLPYAQTTLESLEAFVSHAQGANGGLVGTLSIGMIPTVAPYILPDFLQSTTAMVPELSPCIVEEMTPHLIESLRQGKIDVAVIGKSTETTGLHSVDLYTEEFVLVVPHDNSLAGRRDLVMEDLVSVDMLLLDDGHCLRDQVLDLCRTVDMAKDPRRSMTRAASLPTVMQLVAAGIGGTLVPLSAVATECQRDGIALATFAEGASQAGRTISLTYRSSSTRTEDYASLGEMIAGSYHVAAEQGRRVLASR; this is encoded by the coding sequence GTGGTTCAAAAAGACTCTCGTCCAACAATTGCTCAGCTCCGTACCTTCGCCACCATTGCCGAATTCGGGCATTTTGGCGCAGCCGCTAATCATTTGGGTATTTCGCAGCCCTCCCTCTCACAGGCTCTTGCGGCATTGGAAAGTGGGCTCGGAGTGCAATTGGTTGAACGATCGACGCGCAATGTCATCATCACGCCAATCGGGCGGACATTGCTTCCCTATGCACAAACAACCCTGGAAAGTCTCGAGGCTTTCGTATCGCATGCCCAAGGCGCGAACGGGGGCCTTGTAGGAACTCTGTCCATCGGGATGATTCCCACTGTAGCCCCGTATATCTTGCCGGATTTCCTCCAATCGACCACGGCGATGGTTCCTGAACTATCGCCGTGCATTGTGGAAGAGATGACACCGCATCTCATAGAGTCTCTCAGGCAAGGCAAGATCGATGTAGCGGTGATTGGTAAATCCACGGAAACTACGGGTCTGCACAGCGTCGACCTCTACACCGAGGAGTTTGTACTGGTTGTTCCGCATGATAACTCTCTCGCCGGTCGCCGTGACCTCGTCATGGAGGATCTCGTTTCCGTGGATATGCTGTTGCTCGATGATGGACATTGTCTGCGTGACCAAGTATTAGATTTGTGCCGCACTGTGGATATGGCAAAAGATCCGCGCCGCTCTATGACCCGTGCTGCGAGCCTTCCAACCGTTATGCAATTAGTGGCCGCTGGTATCGGTGGTACCCTTGTTCCACTCAGTGCAGTGGCCACGGAATGCCAACGTGATGGTATTGCATTGGCTACTTTTGCTGAAGGGGCGTCCCAGGCCGGTCGAACCATTAGCTTGACATACCGATCAAGTTCCACGCGGACTGAGGACTATGCTTCGCTCGGAGAGATGATCGCCGGTTCCTATCACGTCGCAGCTGAACAAGGTCGAAGGGTTCTCGCTTCGCGTTAG